In a single window of the Nodularia spumigena CCY9414 genome:
- the pgmB gene encoding beta-phosphoglucomutase: MNKKSPNNRFIYTDWILIETQFDPDELHSRETVFTIGNGYLGTRGSFEEGYIRALPATFIHGVYDDVPVVYTELANCPDWLPLVISINGESPTETLRERFRLDQGEILRYDRQLDLRQGIFSRSLRWRSPSGKTIDIHFERFASLADQHVLGQRCQVTPVDFDGMIEIQASINGYPENQGFNHWEAIDQGKTAAGIWLHSRTRGSRIEIGMAARMAISGTEAALEVHTAPGYPTITATFLATSQQTVTVEKTVTVFTSREVSQPVSAAQEKLAQLPDYITLLQANAQAWNQVWHYSDILIEGDSKAAFAVRYNLFQLLIAAPKDDEKVSIPAKTLSGFGYRGHIFWDTEIFILPFFTFTQPVLARNLLSYRYHTLNGARRKASHYGYKGAMYAWESAVTGDEVTPRWSLPSDFYGEDIRIWCRDHEIHISSDISYTVWYYWQATGDDEWMQKCGAEIILDTAIFWNSRVEFNSEQDRYEIRGVIGADEYHEFVHNNTFTNRIVQWHLEKALIVDDWLHQNFPEQAQELEQKLQLTAEIKTQWSDIIAKIWIPYDAETGLIEQFEGFFQLEDVNLNDYEPRTQSMQGILGIEKTNKLQVLKQPDVLMLLYLMRELGDFPYNQKSLQANWDYYAPRTDITYGSSLGPAIHAILASDLGKSAEAYERFMQAAMVDLEDVRGNAADGIHGANAGGIWQAVVFGFGGIKLRDSRPLANPHLPQGWTRLKFKLQWRGKWHEFDLRPQITQEESNKGFILFAPSSDHTSKIQGVIFDLDGVLTDTAEYHYQAWQKLADEEGIEFNRQDNEALRGISRGASLMLMIKNRKFSESQIQEMLERKNRYYVDLIVNITPKDVLPGAIALLDELRQQGIKIAIGSASKNAQVVVERLGIANHVDAIADGYSVQQPKPAPDLFLHAAQQLAVPPEQCLVFEDAAAGVEAALAAGMWAVGLGPSERVGMAHVVLPSLAGVKWAELQDKLREAVAQKN, encoded by the coding sequence ATGAATAAAAAAAGTCCTAATAACCGTTTTATCTATACAGATTGGATATTAATTGAAACTCAATTTGACCCTGACGAGTTGCATTCAAGAGAAACTGTCTTTACAATCGGCAACGGATACTTGGGAACACGGGGCAGTTTTGAGGAAGGTTATATTCGTGCATTACCAGCTACTTTTATCCACGGTGTCTATGATGATGTTCCTGTAGTTTATACAGAACTTGCCAATTGTCCCGACTGGCTGCCATTAGTAATCAGTATAAATGGCGAATCTCCTACGGAGACGCTACGCGAACGCTTCCGTTTGGATCAGGGTGAAATATTAAGATATGATCGACAACTTGATTTACGTCAAGGCATTTTCAGCCGTTCCTTACGTTGGCGCAGTCCCAGTGGGAAAACCATAGATATTCACTTTGAACGCTTTGCCAGTTTAGCTGACCAGCACGTATTAGGGCAACGCTGCCAAGTAACGCCTGTAGATTTTGATGGGATGATTGAAATTCAGGCTAGTATTAACGGCTACCCAGAGAATCAGGGTTTTAATCACTGGGAAGCAATCGACCAGGGTAAAACCGCAGCAGGAATTTGGTTACACAGCCGAACTCGCGGTTCCCGGATTGAGATTGGTATGGCAGCGAGGATGGCAATATCGGGAACTGAAGCAGCTTTAGAAGTGCATACTGCTCCTGGCTACCCTACTATAACTGCAACTTTTCTGGCGACATCACAGCAGACGGTGACAGTAGAGAAGACTGTGACAGTTTTTACCTCACGGGAGGTTTCCCAACCAGTCTCAGCAGCGCAAGAAAAACTCGCGCAATTACCAGACTATATCACTTTGCTGCAAGCCAACGCCCAAGCATGGAATCAGGTTTGGCACTATAGCGATATCCTCATTGAGGGAGATAGTAAAGCGGCTTTTGCTGTGCGTTACAATCTTTTTCAACTGCTAATTGCTGCCCCGAAAGATGATGAAAAAGTCAGCATTCCCGCTAAAACTTTGTCGGGTTTTGGCTATCGTGGTCATATTTTTTGGGATACAGAAATTTTCATTCTGCCATTCTTTACTTTCACCCAACCAGTTTTAGCCCGGAATTTATTAAGTTATCGTTACCACACTTTAAATGGTGCGCGACGCAAGGCATCCCATTATGGTTATAAAGGGGCGATGTATGCTTGGGAAAGTGCGGTTACAGGGGATGAAGTTACACCACGTTGGTCACTTCCTAGCGATTTTTACGGTGAAGATATCCGCATTTGGTGTCGTGACCATGAAATTCACATTAGTTCAGATATTTCTTATACTGTGTGGTATTACTGGCAAGCAACAGGCGATGATGAATGGATGCAAAAGTGTGGTGCTGAAATTATTTTAGATACAGCTATTTTTTGGAATAGTAGAGTTGAGTTTAATTCTGAACAAGACCGCTATGAAATTCGGGGGGTAATTGGAGCAGATGAATATCACGAGTTTGTTCACAATAATACCTTTACTAATCGGATAGTACAATGGCATTTAGAAAAAGCTTTGATAGTCGATGATTGGCTGCATCAAAATTTCCCAGAACAAGCTCAGGAATTAGAGCAGAAATTACAACTCACGGCTGAGATTAAAACTCAGTGGTCAGATATTATCGCTAAAATTTGGATTCCTTACGACGCTGAAACGGGATTAATTGAGCAGTTTGAGGGGTTTTTCCAGTTGGAAGATGTTAACTTGAACGACTATGAACCACGCACTCAATCGATGCAAGGCATTTTGGGTATTGAAAAAACCAATAAGTTGCAGGTACTCAAACAGCCAGATGTATTGATGCTGTTGTATTTGATGCGGGAATTAGGGGATTTTCCCTACAATCAAAAATCATTACAAGCAAATTGGGATTACTACGCACCCCGCACTGATATTACTTATGGTTCATCACTTGGCCCTGCTATCCATGCGATTTTAGCCTCAGATTTAGGCAAGTCGGCTGAGGCTTACGAACGGTTTATGCAAGCAGCAATGGTGGATCTCGAAGATGTCCGAGGTAACGCTGCCGATGGGATTCACGGGGCGAATGCGGGGGGAATTTGGCAAGCTGTGGTGTTTGGTTTTGGTGGGATTAAACTCAGGGACAGTCGCCCTCTGGCCAACCCTCATTTACCCCAAGGTTGGACACGTCTGAAGTTTAAACTGCAATGGCGCGGTAAATGGCACGAGTTTGATTTACGTCCCCAAATTACCCAGGAGGAAAGTAACAAAGGATTTATTTTATTTGCTCCTTCATCTGACCACACTTCTAAGATTCAAGGGGTGATATTTGATTTAGATGGGGTGTTAACTGATACAGCAGAATATCACTATCAAGCTTGGCAGAAATTAGCAGATGAGGAGGGTATAGAATTTAATCGGCAGGATAATGAAGCGTTGCGAGGGATATCCCGTGGGGCTTCTCTGATGCTGATGATTAAGAATCGGAAATTTTCAGAGTCACAGATTCAGGAAATGTTGGAGCGTAAAAATCGCTACTATGTGGATCTGATTGTAAATATTACACCAAAAGATGTGTTACCTGGTGCGATCGCCTTGTTGGATGAATTGCGACAACAGGGTATAAAAATCGCCATTGGTTCAGCCAGTAAAAATGCCCAGGTGGTTGTAGAACGTTTGGGAATTGCTAATCATGTAGATGCGATCGCAGATGGTTATAGTGTACAACAACCGAAGCCAGCCCCCGACCTGTTTCTCCATGCAGCCCAGCAATTAGCAGTTCCACCAGAGCAATGTCTGGTTTTTGAAGATGCGGCGGCGGGTGTAGAAGCTGCTTTAGCGGCGGGGATGTGGGCTGTAGGTCTGGGTCCCTCAGAACGCGTCGGTATGGCTCATGTTGTTTTGCCTAGTTTAGCAGGTGTGAAGTGGGCGGAGTTGCAAGACAAATTGAGGGAAGCTGTGGCACAGAAGAATTAA
- a CDS encoding isochorismate synthase translates to MTVLPCRSNFFVKNKDLYHFLLNVQENCRNHNCRQIVSISLDIDWVDPLVVLDKLTQANDINFYFENQAQGEAIAAIDSVTKLEIDGKDRFHQAEYFIKSCLKNIINFGNNQPTFAEPHFFCYFSFFDYNSQIDYPFPSATVFLPRWQISVKNKRCILVNNIIIKASTNVENILQNLQDKIVQIQSLEYTSANLEQLPTKFSKQSVTNAQDFKRAVGSAVEKIRSSHLSKIVLANALDVKSNHNFNLFKSLNNLRQIHPNCYIFSTSNGKGQNFIGASPERLISINNQELISDALAGSAPRGKTPAEDAANANRLLNSIKERHEHSLVIDFITQRLTQLGLLPQVLAPRLRQLSNIQHLWTPITATVPANVHPLKIVSQLHPTPAVAGATRDFACAEIRRYESFERGLYAAPLGWVDARGNCEFIVGIRSALIDGDRARLYAGAGIVAGSDPEKEFAEVQLKLQALLKALV, encoded by the coding sequence ATGACAGTTTTACCATGTCGCAGCAACTTCTTTGTCAAAAACAAAGACCTATACCATTTTCTGTTAAACGTTCAGGAAAATTGCCGAAATCATAATTGTCGGCAAATTGTGAGTATTTCGCTGGATATTGACTGGGTAGATCCCTTAGTTGTATTAGATAAACTTACGCAAGCAAATGACATAAATTTTTACTTTGAGAATCAAGCTCAAGGAGAAGCGATCGCCGCCATTGATAGTGTGACAAAATTAGAAATTGATGGCAAAGATCGTTTTCATCAAGCTGAATATTTTATCAAATCTTGTCTAAAAAATATTATAAATTTTGGTAACAATCAGCCGACTTTTGCGGAACCTCACTTTTTTTGTTATTTCAGCTTTTTTGATTATAATTCTCAAATAGATTATCCATTTCCATCGGCTACAGTTTTTCTCCCCCGTTGGCAAATCTCAGTTAAAAATAAACGCTGCATATTAGTTAATAATATAATTATCAAAGCCAGCACCAATGTAGAAAATATATTGCAGAATTTGCAGGATAAAATCGTTCAAATTCAGTCTTTAGAATATACTTCTGCAAATTTGGAGCAATTACCCACTAAATTTAGCAAACAATCTGTAACGAATGCTCAAGATTTTAAACGCGCCGTGGGTTCAGCCGTAGAAAAAATTCGGTCTAGCCATTTAAGTAAAATTGTCCTAGCAAATGCCTTAGATGTCAAATCCAACCATAATTTTAATTTATTCAAATCATTAAACAATCTTCGGCAAATACATCCTAATTGTTATATTTTTTCTACCAGCAATGGGAAAGGACAAAACTTTATTGGTGCGAGTCCAGAAAGATTAATTAGTATTAATAATCAAGAGTTAATTTCTGATGCTTTAGCAGGTTCTGCACCCAGAGGTAAAACGCCTGCTGAAGATGCTGCTAATGCCAATCGCTTATTAAATAGTATTAAAGAAAGACATGAACATTCTCTAGTAATTGATTTCATTACTCAACGCCTCACCCAGCTAGGTTTGTTACCCCAAGTATTAGCACCGCGCCTGAGACAATTATCTAATATCCAGCATTTATGGACACCAATTACAGCCACCGTTCCGGCTAACGTCCACCCGTTAAAAATAGTCTCCCAATTGCATCCTACCCCAGCCGTGGCGGGTGCAACGAGAGATTTTGCTTGTGCAGAAATTCGTCGTTATGAAAGTTTTGAGCGGGGTTTATATGCTGCGCCTCTGGGTTGGGTAGATGCTAGGGGTAACTGTGAGTTTATTGTGGGGATTCGTTCGGCTTTAATTGATGGCGATCGCGCGAGGTTGTATGCTGGTGCTGGGATTGTGGCTGGTTCTGATCCTGAGAAGGAGTTTGCTGAGGTACAGTTGAAACTTCAGGCTTTGCTGAAGGCTTTGGTTTAA
- the menA gene encoding 2-carboxy-1,4-naphthoquinone phytyltransferase: MTTRQIANPQIKLWMAAIKPPMYSVAIMPIWVGTAVAFAETKSLNLVVFSTFIAAAILILAWENISNDVFDSETGIDENKHHSLVNLTGNKLLIFWLGNLCLVSGLLGIIAIAIWQKDFTVIGLILLCCALGYTYQGPPFRLGYQGLGEILCFFAFGPLAIAAAYYSQTASWSINSLAASVIVGIATSLVLFCSHFHQVKDDIAAGKRSPVVRLGTAKAAKLLSWFTGGIYPLILLFVLLGMFPVWTLLSWLSLPFGFQLCRHVQENHHLPEKVSNCKFIAVNLHFCCCLLLGLGFMLGNG, encoded by the coding sequence ATGACTACAAGACAGATTGCAAATCCTCAAATTAAATTATGGATGGCGGCTATTAAACCGCCGATGTACAGCGTTGCTATCATGCCGATTTGGGTAGGAACAGCAGTGGCTTTTGCGGAAACCAAAAGTTTGAATTTAGTAGTATTTTCTACTTTTATAGCGGCGGCAATTTTAATATTAGCTTGGGAAAATATCAGTAATGATGTGTTTGATTCAGAAACAGGTATTGACGAAAATAAACATCATTCTTTAGTAAACTTAACTGGTAATAAGCTATTAATATTTTGGTTAGGAAACTTGTGTTTAGTTTCTGGGTTGTTGGGAATAATTGCGATCGCAATTTGGCAAAAAGATTTTACTGTTATCGGCTTAATTCTGCTGTGCTGCGCTTTGGGCTACACATACCAAGGGCCGCCCTTTCGCTTAGGATATCAGGGTTTGGGCGAAATTCTTTGCTTTTTTGCTTTTGGCCCTTTGGCGATCGCCGCCGCTTATTATAGTCAAACGGCAAGTTGGTCAATAAACAGTTTAGCAGCCTCAGTGATTGTAGGCATCGCTACGAGCTTAGTTTTATTTTGCTCACACTTTCACCAAGTTAAGGATGACATAGCCGCAGGTAAGCGATCGCCTGTTGTGCGTCTAGGTACGGCAAAAGCTGCAAAACTCCTTTCTTGGTTTACCGGGGGTATTTATCCTCTGATTTTGCTGTTTGTTTTATTGGGTATGTTCCCTGTGTGGACTTTGCTGAGTTGGCTGAGTTTACCTTTTGGTTTTCAGTTATGTCGCCATGTTCAAGAAAATCATCATCTCCCGGAAAAGGTGAGTAATTGCAAGTTTATTGCGGTTAATTTACATTTTTGCTGTTGTTTGCTGTTGGGTTTGGGGTTTATGTTGGGGAATGGATAA
- a CDS encoding o-succinylbenzoate synthase — MRGYRFDFRCYRRRFLRPLVTNHGIWHTREGIIVCLGGCGYGEIAPISWFGSETLEQALDFCRQLPPEVTEEMIFSIPDSLPACQFGFQSALGGIGNGENKEYTQFLTYSGLLQSGEGALSQWERLWKQGYRTFKWKIGVDAISNELEIFELLTRSLPPAAKLRLDANGGLSYEEAKVWLGICDDISANIEFLEQPLPVSQFSAMLELSANFQTAIALDESVATLQQLENCFQQGWRGIFVIKPGIAGSPSRLRQFCQKHQIDAVFSSVFETEIGRQAALQLAAELSLTNRAVGFGINHFLEPG; from the coding sequence GTGAGAGGTTATCGGTTTGATTTTCGTTGTTATCGGCGGCGGTTTTTACGGCCATTGGTGACTAATCATGGGATTTGGCATACTCGTGAGGGGATAATTGTTTGTCTGGGTGGCTGTGGTTATGGGGAAATTGCCCCTATTAGTTGGTTTGGTTCGGAAACTCTAGAACAGGCTTTGGATTTTTGTCGCCAATTACCCCCAGAAGTTACAGAGGAGATGATTTTCTCTATCCCTGATAGTTTACCTGCTTGTCAATTTGGTTTTCAGTCGGCTTTGGGAGGAATAGGGAATGGGGAAAACAAGGAATATACCCAATTTCTGACTTATAGTGGTTTACTACAGTCTGGGGAGGGGGCTTTAAGTCAATGGGAAAGGCTGTGGAAGCAGGGATATCGCACGTTTAAATGGAAGATAGGGGTGGATGCAATTTCTAATGAGTTGGAAATTTTTGAGTTATTGACTCGGAGTTTACCACCTGCTGCTAAGTTGCGTTTAGATGCCAATGGTGGACTGAGTTATGAGGAAGCTAAGGTATGGCTGGGGATTTGTGACGATATTTCAGCAAATATTGAGTTTCTTGAACAACCCTTGCCTGTGTCACAATTTTCGGCGATGTTGGAATTGAGCGCTAATTTTCAGACTGCGATCGCCTTAGATGAATCTGTCGCCACACTCCAACAACTTGAGAACTGTTTTCAACAAGGTTGGCGAGGAATTTTTGTGATTAAACCAGGGATAGCAGGTTCACCTTCTCGTCTGCGGCAATTTTGCCAAAAACATCAAATTGATGCCGTGTTTTCGTCAGTATTTGAAACAGAAATTGGTAGACAAGCAGCACTCCAACTAGCAGCAGAATTATCTCTGACAAATCGGGCTGTTGGTTTTGGGATAAATCATTTTTTAGAACCAGGATAA